One Helicobacter pylori NCTC 11637 = CCUG 17874 = ATCC 43504 = JCM 12093 genomic window, TTTCTTCATCGCTTAAAATATTCTCTTTGGGCGCTTCTCCACCACTTTTGTTTTTGCCAAGCATTTTTCCAAACTTATTTAATCCCTCCTTAAATCCCTCTTTAGCCCTATTTGCCAAACTTTGTTTTTCTTTTTGTTTTTTGACTTCTTCATCAACAATCCTGTTAAACTCCCTTACATACCTTTCATGTTCGTTTTCAAGCTCTGCAATATCCTTTGGGCTATAAAACTCCACTTCAGCGCTCAGATTTTGAGCGTATTTTAAAATGGTAAGACTAGCCGTCATGGGCGTTGCCGCTTTGGGTAAAACCTCTACACCCTCAAAAATCAAAGCGTTTAAGAGCGAGCTTTTGCCCGCTTTCACGCGCCCGATGATGCCGACTTTAAGATCCCTATTTGTATCTTGCAACTCTTTTAGCGTTTTTTCTAACTCTTCGGTTTTGATCACAGCGTTTTCGCTGATAAAAGGCCTCGCTTTTTCTTGCAAGCCTTGTTCTTTTAGCGTTTTTTCAATTAAAGCGCTTTTTTTAATGATTTCTTGCACATTCATTTTAATCCTTTAAATATTGTTGTTCTAGATCGCTTAAAGCGTTGATCTTGTTTTCTAAGATTTGTTTTTGATCTTCTAAATCGTTTAAGTGTTTTTCTTTTTCCTTTTGAGCGAGCGCGATTTCTTGTTTTTCATGCGTGATTTCTAGCTCGCACCGATCTTTTAAACCTTTTAGGGAATTTTGCAAAGCTTCATTAAACAAGCCCGGTAAAACTTTTTTAAGCTTGTATTGAACCTCTGGTATCACTTTTGCTTCAATCAGATTTTCTAATTTCGCCCGCTCTTTTTCTTCATTTCTAAAGAATGAAGCGATGGTATTAGGCAACAAAGTCAATAATTCTTTTAAAAGAGGTTTTAACCCTTGCAAAATCAGCGCGAAGGGTCTTGTGACCGGATTCTTGGCTAAGATCACGCTTAAAGCGTTGATCCCTAGTTCAAGGCCATGCTCTAAATTCACAGACAAATCGCTAGAAAGCTGCGTGTTGTTCAAGCTTTCAAATTCTGCGCAAAAATCTTTTGAAAAAGAAAGGTTGATCTTTTCAATCTCTAATTTAGCGTTTTTGATCAAGCTTTGTTGCATGATGCTTTCTATTTCGCTATTGAACTCGTTAGGCTTGTTGATTAAAGAGGCTAAATAGGATTTTTGCTCCCTTACATCTTCTAGCACTTTTTTAACCACCGATCCCACAGCCACGCTAGAATATTCTTCTTCTAAATTAGCCCTTAATTTTTCATAGGTTTTTTCAATGTCTTTAACGCTCAAATCCAACGCTTGTATTTCTTCTAACGCCTTTTCTTTAGAATAATCAAAGCTTTCCATCACGCTTTTTAGGCTGTTTTGTAACTGGGAATTTAAAAACTTCAATCGTTTCAAGTACAAAGCGCTAAAAAGCTTTTCAGCGTCTATTTTATCCGCCACCTCTAAAAGGGCGTTATTGTCTTTATTGGAATGGATAAGATGCGTTGTCAAATCAAGGTGATCTTGGATTTGCTCTTGAATGTAGCGAGAGATTTCTCCCACTTGCGAAGGCGTCCTTAAATTCGTTTTACTCAAAATAAAGCTAAGGCCTTTGTCAAACTCTAAAAGGTTTTTTAATTCCCTAACCATGCGTTTAGTAAGGTTACCCTCTTCTACGCTTGTGAGAATGACAAAATGCACGCCTCTTTCTAAATATTCCAAAATGGCATGGGTGTGGCTTGAAATGGGGCTATCAAAGCCTGGCATATCCACAAACACTAAAGGAGCGCTGTTTTTCAAAGCTTCATTTAAACCTTAAGGTAGGAATACTTCGCCGCATTCTCTTTAATCACTTCAAAACTTTGCTCATTCAGTTCAAAACTTTCTGCTTTTTCATCATTGTTTGAAAAAGCTTCTATGCGTTCATTAGCGCTATAGTGCAACTCAGTGGCTAAAGAAGTCTCTGGCGTGATACCGGTAGGCAAAACGCTCTTTTCTAAAAAGCGATTTAGTAGCGTGCTTTTCCCTGTGCTAAAATTCCCCACAACGGGTATCACAAGCTGTTGTTTTTGAACGCTCGCTAAAAGCGTGGAGCATTCTGTTTTATCAATCTCCACTTCTTTTAAAACTTCTAAAACCTGTTCTAAAAACTCCACAAAATTTGTCTGTGCGCGTAAAACCATCATCAATCCTTTAAAATTAAAAACTAAAATCTAAACAAGACGCAAAAATCCCCAAAAAGGGTTTATACGGGTTTATATGGGTATGGGTTTATATGGGGGTGAAAAGATAAAGCGGCTGACTAGAGAGAGAGAGAAAGAGAAAGCGAATTTTTAAGAATAATCATCATTACAAACTCCTAGCACCATTTAATGGTGGGTATTATACTTGATTTTTCACAATCAAAACTAAAAAACTCAAAAATATTAAAGAGCTTGATTTTAATCAAGCGATAGCTTATAAAAAGCGGTCTTGGGGGGTTAGGGGGATTTTAAGGGGGTTAAGGGGGGGTATTATCGCAAAATACCCCCCTATCCCCTTAAGAGAATGAGTTTCAAAAACAAAGTAACTAAAACCCCATTTTTTAAAAAAGTTAAAAATTTTAGTTATTGGCATTTAATGAAAAACGCCATGCGTTTTACAACCCATGCGTTTGAGAATAAAACAATTTCATGTCTTTAGAAGCGAACTGGTTTTTTAAAGCTTGGGCTAGAGATAAAGCGACTTCCTCGCTTAAAAAAAGCTTGAATTTAGCGTAATCTTTACGCCCGCTCACCTGCTCTTTTTGGCTTAAAAGCAACGAAGAAGCGGCGTATTTATAGCACTCCACATAAAAAAAATCATCAAAGCCTTTTTCAAACAAATAATCTATTAAAGCGTCTTTCAAACAAATATCAATATAAATTTCTAAAGCGAGCATGTGAAATCCCTTAATTGATTTTAATCTTTTTAGCAATGAGCATGAACATGGGCGGTAGTAAGAGTAAGGTTAGAGCGCTTGAGGTAACCAAGCCCCCAAGCACCACGATCGCTAAAGGTTTTTGAACCTCTGATCCCACGCTATGAGAAAATAATAAAGGGAGCAAACCCAAACCGGCAATGCAAGCGGTCATTAAAACCGGCCTCAAACGCCTTTTAGCACCCAATAAAACGCATTCTTCCACGCTTTTCCCTTGTAAGAGAAGCTCTTTAAAATAGCCTATCATCACCACGCCGTTTAAAACCGCAATCCCAAAAAGAGCGATAAAGCCCACGCTCGCTGGCACAGAAATATACTCCCCGACCGCAAACAACGCAATAAGGCCTCCGGTAACCGCAAAAGGGATATTCAAAAGAATGAGCAAGGCTAAAGGAATGCTTTTAAAAGTGAAAAAAAGAATGAAAAAGATCGCTAAGATGCTTAAAGGGATAACAGTGGAAAGCCTTTTATTAGCCCGTTGCTGGTTTTCAAACTGCCCCCCATAAGTGATATAGTAGCTAGGAGGGAGTTTGATGTTTTGAGCGATCACTTTTTTAGCCTCTTCTACAAAAGAGTTCAAATCGCGCCCCACCACATTGCTGCGAACCACGCTCATGCGCATTGAATTTTCACGCACAATAGAAACAGGGCCATCCACTTCTTCAATCTTAGCGATAGAAGTGATAGGCACTAAAACGCCATATTTTGAAGTCAAGGCTAAACTTTTGATTTTAGTGATAGAGCTTGCAAAATCGCTCTCTTGGCGGATCATCACTGGGGTTCGTGAAATCCCTGTAGGGATCACATCTACAACCAAGCCCTCTAAAGCGGATTTTAAAAACTTGGAAAATTCATCGCTAGTGATCCCCACATCCGCCATCGATTCTTTATTAGGGGTTACATACAAATAATTCACGCCCTCATTAAGCGTGGTTAAAACTTCACTAGATCCTTTAATCCCTTTTAGAGCTTGCGCGATTTGAAAACTCAATTTATTCAATTCGCTAATATCATCTCCAAAAATCTTAACCGCTAAATCCCCCCTAACCCCTGTAAGCATTTCAGAAATCCTCATTTCAATGGGTTGGGTGAAAGAAAAGTTAATCCCCTTAAAGTCTTTTAAAGAATCCATGATTTTTTCTAATAATTCATCTTTGGTTTTAACGCTCCATTCTTTTTTAGGAATAAAAGAAATAAAAGTATCGGTTTGATTCAAGCCCCCTAAATCCAGCCCCAATTCATCGCTCCCTGTGCGCGCGACAATGCTTTTAACTTCCTTGACATGTTTTTTAATCGCG contains:
- a CDS encoding DUF3240 family protein encodes the protein MLALEIYIDICLKDALIDYLFEKGFDDFFYVECYKYAASSLLLSQKEQVSGRKDYAKFKLFLSEEVALSLAQALKNQFASKDMKLFYSQTHGL